In Flavobacterium sp. N1736, the following are encoded in one genomic region:
- a CDS encoding glycosyltransferase family 2 protein, producing the protein MNTSLVSIIIPAYNRAHLIKETLDSIAAQTYKNWECIIVDDGSTDDTEKIVNQYIKQDSRFQFHSRPSNRSKGGNAARNYGYELSKGEFINWFDSDDIMEPTKIELQLNRLTGSDFDFSVCQTIVFEENINNIIGIRQENLYSEKPFESYLTGDLVWLILAPIWRKSFLDKMDSLFDETLKASQEWEFFSRVLFKYNKEYDIINKPLVFARKHTNSISHGNDIQVKTAHYITARKKLYLFVKNNNPSKETIIYFGAYFTSKFKNYLKYKNYKAAFNLLLDPLLGFRYFKLIFKVKLIFGMVLFVIFGKGESVFSGQKYKFDNE; encoded by the coding sequence ATGAACACTTCTCTTGTATCTATAATTATTCCTGCCTATAACCGGGCTCATTTAATAAAAGAAACCCTCGATAGTATTGCGGCACAAACCTATAAAAACTGGGAATGTATTATTGTAGATGACGGATCTACTGATGATACTGAAAAAATTGTAAATCAATACATAAAACAGGATTCACGATTTCAATTTCATTCCCGCCCCTCAAACCGATCAAAAGGAGGAAATGCTGCCCGTAATTATGGTTACGAATTAAGCAAAGGAGAATTTATTAATTGGTTTGATAGTGACGATATTATGGAGCCAACAAAAATCGAATTACAATTAAACAGATTAACAGGAAGTGATTTTGATTTTTCGGTATGTCAAACCATTGTTTTTGAAGAAAATATAAATAATATAATCGGAATAAGACAAGAAAATTTATATTCGGAAAAACCGTTTGAAAGTTATTTAACCGGAGATTTAGTGTGGCTTATATTAGCTCCAATCTGGAGAAAAAGTTTTTTGGATAAAATGGATAGTTTATTCGATGAAACATTAAAAGCTTCGCAGGAATGGGAATTTTTTTCAAGAGTTTTATTTAAGTATAATAAAGAATACGATATTATAAATAAGCCGCTGGTTTTTGCAAGAAAGCACACAAACAGCATTTCTCATGGCAACGATATTCAGGTAAAAACAGCGCATTATATCACAGCCAGAAAAAAACTCTATTTGTTTGTTAAAAATAATAATCCTTCAAAAGAGACAATTATCTATTTTGGAGCTTATTTTACATCCAAATTTAAAAATTATTTAAAGTATAAAAATTACAAAGCAGCATTTAATCTGCTGTTAGATCCTTTATTAGGATTTAGGTATTTCAAACTAATATTTAAAGTTAAATTAATATTTGGAATGGTTTTATTTGTGATTTTTGGTAAAGGAGAATCCGTTTTTAGCGGACAAAAATATAAATTTGATAATGAGTAA
- a CDS encoding glycosyltransferase family 2 protein encodes MLVKNPLVSIIIPTYNRAGVIAETLESVLLQTYQHWECIIIDDRSTDNSFEIIDAYSKRDSRFKLIVKNNNQKKGASASRNIGLDNATGDYIQFLDSDDLLHSEKIEHQVALLNENDRFTISICKWERFESSTEEIKEFQNKADYRNFDDTEEYFKTIGKYGGFFPPEAFLLSRDSIKFSGYWNESLTNNDDGEFFFRIISNASKIIFAEKAIVYHRKAVQGNENLSELDSHEKLYSLVNSWKIIEALYVVRYNQENSDYINKKKEAVYSSLKQKHKFIIKENRFFFKNQIKQDNFTLKLKKIIKKIKLRLHKHAGRI; translated from the coding sequence ATGTTAGTTAAAAATCCTTTGGTATCCATAATAATTCCCACATACAATCGAGCCGGCGTAATAGCCGAAACGCTCGAAAGTGTACTTTTGCAAACATATCAGCATTGGGAATGTATTATAATAGATGACAGAAGTACCGATAATTCGTTTGAAATAATTGATGCTTATAGTAAAAGAGATTCCCGTTTTAAACTTATTGTAAAAAACAATAATCAAAAAAAAGGAGCAAGCGCTTCACGAAATATTGGGCTCGATAATGCAACCGGAGATTATATTCAGTTTTTGGATTCAGATGATCTTTTGCATTCAGAAAAAATAGAACATCAGGTAGCGCTATTAAATGAAAATGATAGATTTACAATTAGTATCTGCAAATGGGAAAGATTTGAAAGTTCGACAGAAGAAATAAAAGAGTTTCAGAATAAAGCTGATTACAGAAATTTTGATGATACCGAAGAATATTTTAAAACAATTGGAAAATACGGCGGATTTTTTCCTCCTGAAGCATTTTTACTTTCTCGTGATAGTATTAAATTTTCAGGGTATTGGAACGAAAGTTTAACAAACAATGATGACGGCGAATTCTTTTTCAGAATTATATCGAACGCCTCAAAAATAATTTTTGCAGAAAAAGCGATTGTATATCATAGAAAAGCCGTTCAGGGAAATGAAAATTTAAGCGAGCTCGATTCTCACGAAAAATTATATAGTTTGGTGAATAGCTGGAAAATTATTGAAGCATTATATGTCGTTCGTTATAATCAGGAAAATTCAGATTACATCAATAAAAAGAAAGAAGCCGTTTATAGTTCTCTTAAACAGAAACACAAATTTATAATTAAAGAGAATAGATTTTTTTTCAAAAACCAGATTAAACAGGATAATTTTACATTGAAATTAAAAAAAATAATTAAAAAAATAAAGCTAAGACTTCATAAACATGCGGGTAGGATATAA
- a CDS encoding glycosyltransferase family 2 protein, with the protein MLAIIVPYYKYSFFETTLKSLTNQTNKNFKVYIGDDCSPENPIDLLEKYKSEIDFVYQKFENNLGKDSLVKHWERCLNLASTEEWFIILGDDDVLANNYVASFYNNINIINNDYKVVRFASCNIDENGNETSKLFQNPVIESSVDFFFKERRSSLSEYVFNKKKALEIGFKDFPLAWCTDILAVLELSDFGNVYTINDAIAYIRVSDKSISGNKKLDKLKSQAAFEFLHYLLVLNKNVFNTFQRDELLKEIKGLYLNDKKNISFFLRLSKVYISKFLFKAYFNFLKQIFRSLSKKSKSGI; encoded by the coding sequence ATGTTAGCGATTATTGTTCCCTATTATAAATACAGTTTTTTCGAAACTACTTTAAAGTCTTTAACAAATCAAACTAATAAAAATTTTAAAGTTTATATTGGCGATGATTGCAGTCCGGAGAATCCAATAGATCTTTTAGAAAAGTATAAAAGTGAAATTGATTTTGTCTATCAAAAATTTGAAAATAATCTGGGCAAAGATTCGTTAGTAAAACATTGGGAACGATGTTTAAATTTAGCTTCTACAGAAGAATGGTTCATTATTTTAGGCGACGATGATGTTTTGGCAAACAATTATGTGGCGAGTTTTTATAATAACATCAACATTATTAATAACGACTATAAGGTAGTACGATTTGCAAGTTGTAATATTGATGAAAATGGAAACGAGACATCAAAATTATTTCAAAATCCGGTTATTGAAAGTTCAGTTGACTTTTTTTTCAAAGAAAGAAGATCGTCTTTAAGTGAATATGTATTTAACAAAAAGAAAGCTTTAGAAATTGGTTTTAAAGATTTTCCGCTTGCGTGGTGTACCGATATTTTAGCCGTTTTAGAATTGTCAGATTTTGGAAATGTTTACACAATTAATGACGCAATCGCATATATTCGTGTTTCGGATAAAAGCATATCAGGAAATAAAAAACTGGATAAGTTAAAAAGTCAGGCTGCGTTTGAGTTTTTACATTATCTGCTAGTATTGAACAAAAATGTTTTTAATACTTTTCAAAGAGATGAATTATTAAAAGAGATAAAGGGACTTTATTTAAATGATAAAAAGAATATTTCGTTCTTTTTAAGATTGTCAAAGGTTTATATCAGCAAGTTTTTATTTAAGGCATATTTTAATTTTCTCAAACAAATTTTTAGAAGTTTAAGTAAAAAATCAAAATCCGGAATATAA
- a CDS encoding glycosyltransferase family 2 protein, giving the protein MMLAIVIPYYKKVFFEETLKSLAKQTDKRFKVYIGDDASPENPEILLSNYKDQFDFIYHRFEKNLGGTSLVQQWERCIALIENEEWIMILGDDDFLEETAIESWYKHYDDFNKKSNVIRFATKSVNMRLNKVSELVVHPIWEKATDSYYRRFKGLTRSTLSEYIFSKDVFAKYKFHDFPLAWHSDDAAWLTFSDNKPIYTINDSNLFIRYSVFSISGNKLDQDLKNLAAENFYSECIYKNIKHFTKKQQIDLALEYEKAIKKNRKLKIKEWLSLISFYFLNIEFVLFSKCVRRFFLSFNS; this is encoded by the coding sequence ATGATGCTGGCAATAGTAATTCCATATTATAAAAAAGTATTTTTTGAAGAGACCTTAAAGTCTTTAGCCAAACAAACTGATAAAAGATTTAAAGTTTATATAGGCGATGACGCAAGTCCTGAAAATCCTGAAATCCTATTATCTAATTACAAAGACCAATTCGATTTTATATACCATCGTTTTGAAAAGAATTTGGGAGGAACTTCTCTCGTACAACAATGGGAACGCTGCATAGCATTAATTGAAAATGAAGAATGGATAATGATTCTTGGCGATGATGATTTTCTGGAAGAAACAGCCATAGAATCCTGGTACAAACATTATGATGATTTCAATAAAAAATCAAATGTAATCAGGTTTGCCACAAAATCTGTCAATATGCGATTGAACAAAGTCAGCGAGTTAGTTGTGCATCCAATATGGGAAAAAGCAACAGATTCTTATTACAGAAGATTTAAAGGTTTAACCCGAAGTACTTTATCAGAATATATATTTTCAAAAGATGTTTTTGCGAAATATAAATTTCATGATTTTCCATTAGCGTGGCACAGCGATGACGCAGCGTGGCTAACATTTTCAGATAATAAACCTATTTATACCATAAATGACAGTAATCTGTTTATCAGATATTCGGTATTTAGTATATCCGGCAATAAACTGGATCAGGATTTAAAGAATTTGGCAGCCGAAAATTTTTACTCAGAATGTATTTATAAAAACATAAAACACTTTACTAAAAAGCAGCAAATTGACTTAGCGTTAGAATATGAAAAAGCCATTAAAAAGAACCGAAAATTAAAAATCAAAGAATGGTTGAGTTTGATTAGTTTTTATTTTTTAAACATTGAATTTGTACTTTTTTCTAAATGTGTCAGAAGGTTTTTTTTGAGTTTTAACTCATAA
- a CDS encoding glycosyltransferase → MRVGYNPHKDKQQEDSGYIHQIIIPVYIPNQEDYFKDSLAILKLCLESLFATTHKQTFITIVNNGSDIVVVSYLDLLLKENKIQELIHTQNIGKLNAILKGLAGNNIELVTISDSDVLFLNDWQKETVNVFKSVSKAGVVGIVPQFKMYESNCGNILFDTILSSKLRFIPVKNKEALIRFYDSLGWKRDYNQDYLEYNLGLKIDETQNVLLGSGHFVATYKKDIFDEIISYIPFKMGGTSEAYLDKKPLAKDYWRVTTQDNYAFHMGNTLEDWMIVPQTLQEDIESVKYGFKKNKTISPFLYWIKNKLFVKFISIKVLIKLFLKWKKLPKEMISKY, encoded by the coding sequence ATGCGGGTAGGATATAATCCACATAAAGACAAACAACAAGAAGATTCAGGATATATACACCAGATCATAATTCCCGTATATATTCCTAATCAGGAAGACTATTTTAAAGATAGTCTTGCTATTTTAAAACTATGTTTAGAGTCATTGTTTGCCACAACACACAAGCAAACCTTTATAACAATTGTTAATAATGGCAGTGATATAGTCGTTGTAAGTTATTTAGATCTACTTCTGAAAGAAAATAAAATTCAGGAACTTATTCATACCCAAAATATAGGAAAACTGAATGCAATACTAAAAGGATTAGCCGGCAACAATATAGAATTAGTTACCATTTCAGACTCAGATGTGTTGTTTTTAAACGATTGGCAAAAAGAAACAGTCAATGTTTTTAAATCAGTCTCAAAAGCCGGAGTTGTTGGCATTGTACCTCAGTTTAAAATGTACGAAAGTAATTGCGGCAATATATTATTTGATACAATCCTTAGCTCAAAACTTCGATTTATACCCGTAAAAAACAAAGAAGCCCTAATACGTTTTTATGATAGCCTGGGTTGGAAAAGAGATTATAACCAGGATTATCTTGAATATAATTTAGGACTTAAAATTGATGAAACCCAAAACGTTTTGTTAGGTTCAGGTCATTTTGTGGCGACTTATAAAAAAGATATTTTCGACGAAATAATAAGTTATATCCCCTTTAAAATGGGCGGTACAAGTGAAGCCTATTTAGATAAAAAACCACTTGCAAAAGATTATTGGCGTGTAACAACGCAGGATAATTATGCCTTTCATATGGGGAATACTTTAGAAGACTGGATGATCGTTCCTCAAACTTTGCAGGAAGATATTGAATCGGTAAAGTACGGTTTTAAGAAAAACAAAACAATCAGCCCATTTTTATATTGGATAAAAAATAAGCTTTTTGTAAAGTTTATTTCAATAAAAGTATTGATAAAATTATTTCTAAAGTGGAAGAAATTACCCAAAGAAATGATTTCAAAATATTAA
- a CDS encoding acetyltransferase: MLIVGAKGFAKEVLEILNQLNQIENLVFYDDVSEDLPEMLYSKFRILRTIDEASDFFRNVNNKFTIGIGNPVLRKKLADKFIELGGVFTSTISPEANIGSFGNQLNEGINIMTGSIITNNVFIGKGVIVNLNSTIGHDCHIGNFVEISPGVSISGNCKIGDYAVLGTNATVLPKITIGKNVIVGAGAVITKDVPDNCLVVGMPAKVVKELSPLNF; the protein is encoded by the coding sequence ATGTTAATAGTTGGAGCCAAAGGGTTTGCAAAAGAAGTATTAGAAATTCTTAATCAATTAAATCAAATTGAAAACTTAGTTTTTTATGATGATGTTAGTGAGGATTTGCCAGAAATGTTATATAGTAAATTTAGAATTTTAAGAACAATTGATGAAGCTTCCGATTTTTTCAGAAATGTAAATAATAAATTTACAATTGGTATTGGAAATCCAGTACTTAGAAAAAAGTTGGCAGACAAATTTATAGAACTCGGCGGAGTTTTTACTTCAACAATAAGTCCAGAGGCAAATATTGGTAGTTTTGGAAACCAATTGAACGAAGGAATTAATATAATGACAGGCAGCATAATTACAAACAATGTATTTATTGGCAAAGGTGTCATTGTTAATTTAAATAGTACCATTGGTCACGATTGTCACATAGGAAATTTTGTAGAAATATCTCCGGGAGTAAGTATTTCAGGAAATTGTAAAATAGGAGACTATGCAGTTCTGGGTACAAATGCTACTGTTTTGCCTAAAATAACAATTGGAAAAAATGTGATAGTTGGTGCAGGCGCTGTAATTACTAAAGATGTTCCTGATAACTGTTTGGTGGTTGGTATGCCGGCAAAAGTGGTAAAAGAATTAAGTCCATTAAATTTTTAA
- a CDS encoding TDP-N-acetylfucosamine:lipid II N-acetylfucosaminyltransferase, producing MNLHNNSKIIHVFDDDKFIDPAIKLFESVYPGISEYWIIKNQGGIFQYVTSKIVKTFDPYDKESFKSFIEKINEIEDPIVFFHALEQTKQKIALEISPKITKVWFIWGYDLYGNWPLLRKEVFKKNTKSYINKTQKEKVKDKLLLNNFAFWIFKNDIFFRHILPLKLRNVLQQKYNTIFYQAAKKMDIVVPVIYGELKILKKMDIKAIYAPFTYGSIEGLLGDKINENVLGKQNILVGNSADPSNNHLEILQKLSKINLNNKKIYVPLSYGGNEDYKQHIIRKGKELFGENFIPLTDFMSLKEYNEILLSCGILVFNHVRQQGVGNIITMGYLGAKIFINSKSPVYETYKTYGIKIFNLNKLDKNILIPLNNQEYELNKRLLFNLYSEEAVKNKIIELFKIVNKMKIEKHDY from the coding sequence ATGAACTTGCATAACAACAGTAAAATAATTCATGTTTTTGATGATGATAAATTTATTGATCCTGCAATAAAATTATTTGAATCAGTTTATCCGGGAATTTCTGAATATTGGATAATTAAGAATCAAGGTGGAATATTTCAATATGTAACTTCTAAAATAGTTAAAACTTTTGATCCTTACGATAAAGAGAGTTTTAAAAGTTTTATCGAAAAAATAAATGAGATTGAAGATCCGATTGTCTTTTTCCACGCTTTAGAGCAAACAAAACAAAAAATTGCACTCGAAATATCTCCTAAAATAACCAAAGTATGGTTTATTTGGGGATATGATTTATATGGTAATTGGCCATTATTACGCAAGGAAGTATTCAAAAAAAACACGAAATCATACATCAATAAAACGCAAAAAGAAAAAGTAAAAGATAAATTACTCCTTAACAATTTTGCGTTTTGGATTTTTAAAAATGATATTTTCTTTAGGCATATACTGCCTCTGAAATTAAGAAATGTTTTACAGCAAAAATACAATACCATTTTTTATCAAGCCGCTAAAAAAATGGACATCGTTGTTCCCGTTATTTATGGCGAGCTAAAGATTTTAAAAAAAATGGATATAAAAGCTATTTATGCTCCATTTACTTATGGAAGTATAGAAGGCTTATTAGGAGATAAAATTAATGAGAATGTTTTAGGAAAACAGAACATTTTGGTAGGTAATTCTGCAGATCCTTCTAATAATCATTTAGAAATTTTACAGAAATTATCAAAGATAAATTTAAATAATAAAAAGATTTATGTTCCGCTAAGTTATGGTGGAAATGAAGATTATAAACAACACATAATTCGAAAAGGAAAAGAATTATTCGGTGAAAATTTTATTCCATTAACAGATTTTATGAGCTTAAAAGAATATAATGAAATTTTGCTAAGCTGTGGTATTCTTGTTTTTAATCATGTTCGTCAACAAGGTGTTGGTAACATTATTACAATGGGATACCTTGGAGCCAAAATTTTTATTAATTCAAAAAGTCCAGTGTACGAAACTTATAAAACTTATGGAATTAAAATATTTAATTTGAATAAGTTAGATAAAAATATTTTGATTCCTTTGAATAATCAAGAATATGAATTAAATAAAAGACTACTTTTTAATTTGTATTCAGAAGAAGCAGTTAAAAATAAAATAATAGAATTATTTAAGATTGTTAATAAAATGAAAATTGAAAAACACGATTATTAA
- a CDS encoding glycosyltransferase family protein yields the protein MISIIICSRTSTIDSVLSENIKNTIGSNYELIIIDNAANQYSIFEAYNVGIAKSTNNLLCFLHDDIFIHTNNWGTILIDLFEKNKEIGLIGIAGAKVKTKMPSGWWDCPHDQKAAHLIQHFNNEKKVTWNYGFEQENNVEVAVIDGVFMAMRKNENIQFDSDMKGFHNYDLSISLNFKKNGHKIIVTNQILIEHFSLGNLDKNWLKAIVKFHKTYRKYLPVSIEMTSDSKEMKALELKNAKKYIRQILNLGFNKTTISLLTDFFIISLKSGIYKEYLKKTSK from the coding sequence ATGATATCAATAATTATTTGCAGCAGAACTAGCACAATTGATTCCGTATTATCAGAGAACATAAAAAATACAATAGGAAGTAATTATGAATTAATCATTATCGATAATGCTGCAAACCAGTATTCGATATTCGAAGCCTATAATGTTGGAATTGCAAAAAGCACAAATAACCTGCTTTGTTTTCTACATGATGATATTTTTATCCATACAAATAATTGGGGAACAATATTAATCGATCTTTTTGAGAAAAATAAAGAAATTGGATTAATAGGAATAGCCGGAGCGAAAGTAAAAACCAAAATGCCATCAGGGTGGTGGGATTGTCCTCATGATCAAAAAGCGGCTCACTTAATTCAGCACTTTAATAACGAGAAAAAAGTAACCTGGAATTATGGTTTTGAACAAGAAAACAATGTTGAAGTTGCCGTAATTGACGGCGTATTTATGGCCATGAGAAAAAATGAAAATATTCAGTTTGACTCTGATATGAAAGGTTTTCATAACTATGATTTGAGTATTTCTCTGAATTTTAAAAAAAATGGACATAAAATAATTGTCACAAATCAAATTTTGATCGAGCATTTTTCATTAGGAAACCTCGATAAAAACTGGCTAAAAGCAATAGTTAAATTTCATAAAACATATCGTAAATATCTTCCCGTTAGCATAGAAATGACCAGTGATTCTAAAGAAATGAAAGCGCTGGAACTTAAAAACGCAAAAAAATATATAAGACAAATTTTAAACTTAGGATTTAATAAAACAACAATTAGCCTTCTTACAGATTTTTTTATCATTTCATTAAAATCCGGCATATATAAAGAATATTTAAAGAAAACCTCAAAATGA
- a CDS encoding acyltransferase gives MKKLLLILFNRLLHYKQKVELAEVKNKFKSLGANFKIKKDYSIYNPQYIEIGTDFKASERFRIEAIDKFGDQKFTPSIKIGNNVTFNTDIHIGCINAITIGDNCLFASRIFISDHNHGETTAEMLQMFPMKRPLISKGAIVIKNNVWIGEGAAIMPNVTIGENSIIAANAVVTKDVPPNCVAAGVPAKIIKEIR, from the coding sequence ATGAAAAAGCTGTTATTAATACTATTTAATAGATTACTTCACTACAAACAAAAAGTAGAATTAGCCGAGGTAAAAAATAAATTCAAGAGCCTTGGAGCAAATTTTAAAATAAAAAAAGATTACAGCATTTATAATCCACAATATATAGAAATTGGAACCGATTTTAAAGCTTCAGAAAGATTTAGAATTGAAGCCATTGACAAATTTGGTGATCAAAAATTTACTCCAAGTATTAAAATTGGAAATAACGTGACTTTTAATACCGATATTCATATAGGATGTATAAACGCTATAACAATTGGAGATAATTGTTTATTTGCAAGCAGAATATTTATAAGTGACCACAATCATGGAGAAACAACAGCAGAAATGCTGCAAATGTTTCCTATGAAACGACCATTAATATCTAAAGGCGCCATTGTTATTAAAAATAATGTTTGGATCGGTGAAGGCGCCGCTATAATGCCAAACGTAACCATTGGCGAAAACAGTATAATTGCAGCAAATGCTGTAGTTACAAAAGATGTTCCGCCAAATTGTGTTGCAGCAGGCGTTCCCGCTAAAATAATAAAAGAGATTCGATGA
- a CDS encoding DegT/DnrJ/EryC1/StrS family aminotransferase, whose protein sequence is MINVTKTFLPPIEEYNKYLERAWNKQWITNRGELVLELEEKLKRSLGIDNIIITNNGTLPLQIALKLFGKGGEIITTPFSYVATTAAIVWENCKPVFVDIHPNYLTIDETKIEAAITSKTTAILATHVFGNPCNVEAIEAIANKYNLKVIYDAAHGFAVNYKNKSIFSYGDVSTCSFHATKLFHTGEGGAIFTEQKDLHHKLFYSHNFGHNGPLEFYGLGINGKISELQAALGLAVLPYMEEILSKRKEVVSFYNDNLDFSKLQTLKIRKDTDWNYSYYPIIFENEEVLLKVQKELNQNNIYPRRYFYPSLNTIEYTKGDKMPISESIVSRILCLPLYVGLSQTDLITITNLINNALC, encoded by the coding sequence ATGATCAATGTAACAAAAACTTTTTTGCCTCCTATTGAGGAGTATAATAAATATCTTGAAAGAGCCTGGAATAAACAGTGGATTACAAATCGAGGAGAACTAGTTCTGGAACTAGAAGAAAAGTTAAAAAGAAGTCTTGGCATTGATAATATTATTATAACTAATAATGGAACTTTACCATTACAAATTGCTCTAAAATTATTTGGAAAAGGTGGAGAAATAATAACAACACCTTTTAGTTATGTCGCTACCACAGCAGCTATAGTTTGGGAAAATTGTAAACCGGTATTTGTGGATATTCATCCAAATTATTTAACAATCGATGAAACAAAGATAGAAGCTGCAATTACAAGTAAAACAACAGCAATTTTAGCTACTCATGTTTTTGGAAACCCCTGTAATGTTGAAGCAATTGAAGCAATTGCAAATAAATATAACTTAAAAGTAATTTATGACGCAGCACATGGTTTTGCAGTAAACTATAAAAACAAATCCATATTTAGTTATGGTGATGTAAGTACCTGTAGTTTTCATGCAACAAAATTATTTCACACCGGAGAAGGAGGAGCTATTTTTACAGAACAGAAAGACTTACATCATAAATTATTTTATTCACATAATTTTGGACATAATGGACCATTAGAATTTTATGGGCTTGGTATTAATGGAAAAATTTCTGAGCTTCAGGCAGCCTTGGGCTTAGCGGTTTTACCTTATATGGAAGAAATTTTAAGTAAAAGAAAAGAAGTAGTCAGCTTTTATAATGATAATTTGGATTTTAGTAAGCTTCAAACATTAAAAATTAGAAAAGATACAGATTGGAACTATAGTTATTATCCGATAATATTTGAAAATGAGGAAGTATTATTAAAAGTTCAGAAAGAATTAAACCAAAATAATATCTATCCCAGAAGATATTTTTATCCGTCCCTAAATACAATTGAATATACAAAAGGTGATAAAATGCCAATTTCGGAGAGTATTGTGTCCAGAATATTATGCCTTCCTTTATATGTTGGACTATCTCAGACAGATTTAATTACCATAACCAATTTAATAAATAATGCATTATGTTAA
- a CDS encoding polysaccharide ABC transporter ATP-binding protein, whose protein sequence is MEKDIILKAENISKQYRLGEVGTGTLSHDINRWWHQIRGKENPYLKIGDTNDRSTKGSSDYVWALQDINFEVKRGEVLGIIGKNGAGKSTLLKILSKVTAPTTGSIKSKGRIASLLEVGTGFHGEMTGRENIYLNGAILGMTKKEITSKLDEIIEFSGCERYIDTPVKRYSSGMTVRLAFAVAAFLEPEILVIDEVLAVGDAEFQKKAIGKMQDISKGEGRTVLFVSHNMAAVKSLCTRGIVMEHGKLVLDEDIDKAVSYYLGGSDFERSNSRKFDNFDNEIFTLNEIGLQNVGESFDDPLTENKEIELITNIFLKADDCERYHITYHLYNDMGESLFSFSNNNSKEILRKGQNILTCTFPANFFQSGAFSLTLFIVEDKRKSIFKESDIIHFTIIDGGRELGVYMGREPGYIKPTFNWGNKN, encoded by the coding sequence TTGGAAAAAGATATTATTTTAAAAGCTGAAAATATTTCTAAACAATATCGTTTAGGAGAAGTTGGTACAGGAACCCTGAGTCATGACATAAACAGATGGTGGCATCAAATTAGAGGAAAAGAAAATCCTTATTTGAAAATTGGAGATACTAACGATCGATCTACAAAAGGAAGTTCAGATTATGTCTGGGCTTTGCAGGATATAAATTTTGAAGTAAAACGCGGTGAAGTTTTAGGAATCATAGGTAAAAACGGAGCCGGAAAATCAACACTTTTAAAAATACTCTCAAAGGTAACAGCTCCAACAACCGGAAGTATCAAATCAAAAGGAAGAATTGCTTCTTTATTAGAAGTTGGTACCGGTTTTCATGGTGAAATGACAGGCCGTGAAAATATCTATTTAAATGGAGCAATTTTAGGAATGACCAAAAAGGAAATTACTTCAAAGCTGGATGAGATTATAGAATTTTCAGGTTGTGAACGTTATATTGATACTCCTGTAAAACGTTACAGCAGCGGAATGACTGTTAGACTGGCTTTTGCTGTAGCAGCATTTTTAGAGCCTGAAATTTTAGTAATTGACGAGGTTTTGGCTGTAGGTGATGCAGAATTTCAAAAGAAGGCGATTGGAAAAATGCAGGATATTTCAAAAGGAGAAGGAAGAACTGTTTTATTTGTAAGCCACAATATGGCAGCAGTAAAGAGTTTATGTACTAGAGGAATTGTTATGGAGCATGGGAAATTAGTTTTAGATGAAGATATTGATAAAGCTGTTTCTTATTATTTAGGAGGCTCGGATTTTGAAAGATCAAACAGCAGAAAATTCGATAATTTTGATAATGAAATATTTACTTTAAATGAAATCGGACTTCAAAATGTTGGGGAAAGCTTCGATGATCCTCTAACAGAAAATAAAGAAATTGAGTTAATAACCAACATATTCTTAAAAGCTGATGATTGTGAAAGGTACCACATAACCTATCATCTTTATAATGACATGGGAGAATCCTTGTTCTCTTTTTCAAATAATAATTCGAAAGAAATATTACGAAAAGGACAAAATATTTTGACTTGTACTTTTCCGGCAAATTTCTTTCAGTCAGGTGCCTTTAGCTTAACACTTTTTATTGTTGAAGATAAAAGAAAATCAATATTTAAAGAGAGTGATATTATACATTTTACCATAATTGATGGTGGTAGAGAGTTAGGAGTTTATATGGGCAGAGAACCAGGTTATATTAAACCCACCTTTAATTGGGGGAATAAAAATTAG